Proteins found in one Candidatus Methylomirabilota bacterium genomic segment:
- a CDS encoding HAD-IA family hydrolase — protein sequence MFDFDLTLADSTAGAVECVSYALLKMGLPPVDRTAICSTVGLSLPRIFYALTGASDPASMGEFSHWFVERADEVMADLTVMFPQVPGTLATLRRSGIRTAIVSTKFRRRIKGILAREKLADAFELIVGGEDVAQHKPDPEGLNRALAGLKVTAADSVYVGDHPVDAEAAQRAGVRFIAVLSGSSLVSDFVEYEAAGILSSLEELPPVLDGM from the coding sequence GTGTTCGATTTCGATCTCACGCTCGCGGACTCCACCGCCGGTGCTGTGGAATGCGTCAGCTACGCCCTGCTCAAAATGGGGTTGCCGCCAGTTGATCGGACGGCAATTTGCAGCACGGTGGGGCTCTCACTGCCACGAATCTTCTACGCGCTCACCGGTGCCTCTGATCCTGCGAGCATGGGCGAGTTCTCTCACTGGTTTGTCGAGCGAGCCGACGAGGTGATGGCCGATCTCACCGTGATGTTCCCTCAAGTTCCGGGTACATTGGCGACGCTACGACGGTCGGGTATTCGCACCGCGATCGTCTCCACGAAGTTTCGTCGTCGAATCAAAGGCATTCTTGCTCGTGAGAAGCTCGCCGATGCCTTCGAACTGATTGTCGGCGGAGAGGACGTGGCTCAGCACAAGCCGGACCCGGAGGGATTGAACCGCGCACTGGCCGGGCTGAAGGTGACGGCCGCCGACTCGGTGTATGTGGGAGATCATCCAGTCGATGCTGAGGCCGCACAGCGTGCTGGCGTTCGTTTCATTGCCGTTCTGAGCGGAAGTTCACTGGTGAGTGACTTTGTCGAATATGAAGCCGCGGGTATTCTGTCATCGCTGGAGGAGCTACCACCGGTGTTGGATGGAATGTAG